From one Chryseobacterium sp. 3008163 genomic stretch:
- a CDS encoding bacteriocin-like protein: protein MKRYNANAQKSLNTNLLLTIKNFKKLSREDLKTVKAGKVYIAETSCGFTATTNQNWTFEQAEAWFEAIEKNYCKKPTYSGSDINNLA from the coding sequence TTGAAGCGTTATAATGCAAATGCGCAAAAAAGTTTAAACACAAATTTATTATTAACAATTAAAAATTTTAAAAAATTATCTCGTGAAGACCTTAAAACAGTAAAGGCAGGTAAAGTTTATATTGCAGAAACTTCTTGTGGTTTTACTGCTACAACTAACCAAAATTGGACATTTGAACAAGCAGAGGCATGGTTTGAAGCAATTGAAAAAAATTACTGTAAGAAACCAACTTATAGTGGTTCTGACATTAACAATCTTGCGTAA
- a CDS encoding GLPGLI family protein has product MYYHKKLFHLLVLFCSVLIYAQSNKKDTLRGEFTYLLKAKFDTRTDYRDEEFFSLQIGDNRAFFASTVSLKGDSVMASSRKATNNSDGSTTLSWKNGVVIPKTNFNFTIILSNEDIQYFDYAGMSLLTYKESVIKNWKLLDEVKVINTINCKKAEVTFKGRHWIAWYSPEIPFPYGPMKFSGLPGLIIKITDDKGDFDFELVKSVPNSQLKGKLISIKKRRYTEAIETTQPKLKQAKRNADANVAGVLASYETTIVKGQEILREREKAREENKKYANPLELEN; this is encoded by the coding sequence ATGTATTACCATAAAAAACTATTTCATCTGTTAGTTTTATTTTGTAGTGTTTTAATATATGCTCAATCGAACAAAAAAGATACTTTACGTGGTGAATTTACTTATCTGTTAAAGGCTAAATTCGACACACGAACTGATTATAGGGATGAAGAATTTTTCTCATTACAAATAGGAGATAATCGTGCGTTTTTTGCAAGTACTGTATCGCTGAAAGGTGATTCTGTAATGGCTAGTTCTAGAAAAGCAACAAATAATTCCGATGGAAGTACAACTCTTAGTTGGAAAAATGGAGTAGTGATTCCAAAAACGAATTTTAACTTTACCATCATACTATCAAATGAAGATATACAGTATTTTGATTATGCAGGAATGTCATTACTCACCTATAAAGAATCGGTAATAAAAAATTGGAAACTTTTAGATGAAGTAAAAGTAATCAATACAATTAATTGTAAAAAAGCAGAAGTTACCTTTAAAGGAAGACATTGGATTGCATGGTATTCCCCAGAAATCCCATTTCCCTATGGTCCGATGAAATTTAGCGGATTACCGGGATTAATTATCAAAATAACAGATGATAAAGGAGATTTTGATTTTGAACTCGTAAAATCTGTACCTAATTCTCAATTAAAAGGAAAACTAATCAGCATTAAGAAAAGAAGATATACTGAAGCGATAGAAACAACACAGCCAAAATTAAAACAAGCAAAAAGAAATGCTGATGCTAATGTAGCTGGTGTCCTGGCAAGCTACGAAACCACAATTGTAAAAGGACAAGAAATTTTAAGAGAAAGAGAAAAAGCAAGAGAAGAAAATAAAAAATATGCAAATCCTCTGGAATTAGAAAATTAA
- a CDS encoding bifunctional riboflavin kinase/FAD synthetase translates to MNIFKNFKDYHSEKPLALSLGMFDGVHLGHKYIINELKKVGSENNLETAILTFWPHPRFVFNPNEDLKLLNTIDEKKFLMEKYAIKNLFVKEFDDEFRNLTGEEFVRQILIEKLNVKYLIIGYDHSFGKNKSGNFELLQKLSTELDFEVEQMEAINIHENNISSTKIRNALLAGNIKEANEMLGYSYSISGTVVHGKKLGRTIGYPTANIETESIKLLPKKGAYIVEVFIKDQLYKGMLSVGTNPTVNGEKLTIEVYILDFEGDIYDKNITVKFRDFLHEEIKFEGLDKLIERLDEDKRLTEAFDF, encoded by the coding sequence TTGAATATCTTCAAAAATTTTAAAGATTACCACTCTGAAAAGCCTCTAGCATTGTCTTTAGGTATGTTTGACGGGGTGCATCTTGGTCATAAGTATATTATCAACGAGTTAAAAAAAGTGGGTTCTGAAAATAATTTGGAAACGGCAATCCTTACTTTCTGGCCACATCCTCGTTTTGTTTTTAATCCTAATGAAGATTTAAAGCTTCTTAATACGATAGATGAAAAGAAATTTTTGATGGAAAAATACGCCATCAAAAATTTATTTGTAAAAGAATTTGATGATGAATTCAGAAATCTTACAGGAGAAGAATTTGTACGTCAGATTTTAATTGAGAAATTAAATGTCAAATATTTAATCATCGGTTACGATCATTCTTTCGGGAAAAATAAAAGCGGAAATTTTGAATTGCTTCAAAAACTGTCAACAGAATTAGATTTTGAGGTCGAACAAATGGAAGCCATCAATATTCACGAGAATAATATCAGCTCTACCAAAATAAGAAATGCACTCTTAGCAGGAAATATTAAAGAAGCCAACGAAATGCTGGGTTACTCCTACTCGATTTCCGGAACGGTGGTTCATGGGAAGAAATTAGGTAGAACAATTGGTTATCCAACTGCTAATATTGAAACTGAGTCGATTAAGCTTTTACCTAAGAAAGGCGCTTACATCGTTGAAGTTTTTATAAAAGATCAACTATATAAAGGAATGTTGAGTGTCGGAACAAACCCAACCGTCAATGGAGAAAAACTAACTATTGAAGTTTATATTCTTGATTTTGAGGGAGATATTTATGATAAAAACATCACAGTGAAATTCAGAGATTTTCTGCATGAGGAAATTAAATTTGAAGGTCTTGATAAGTTGATCGAAAGACTGGATGAGGATAAAAGGCTAACTGAAGCTTTTGATTTTTAA
- the atpD gene encoding F0F1 ATP synthase subunit beta, which yields MANQIKGKISQIIGPVIDVVFNNVEAIPSIYDALEIIKGNGEKVVLEVEQHIGEDTVRCIAMDATDGLQRGQEVIGYGNPIMMPIGEAVNGRLFNVVGDAIDGLQNISKEGGLPIHRPAPKFDQLSTSAEVLFTGIKVIDLVEPYAKGGKIGLFGGAGVGKTVLIQELINNIAKGHGGLSVFAGVGERTREGNDLLREMLESGIIKYGDDFMHSMENGGWDLSKVDLEVMKESKAAFVFGQMNEPPGARARVALSGLTLAEYYRDGGETGQGRDVLFFVDNIFRFTQAGSEVSALLGRMPSAVGYQPTLASEMGAMQERITSTKNGSITSVQAVYVPADDLTDPAPATTFAHLDATTVLDRKIASLGIYPAVDPLASTSRILAPEIIGEEHYNCAQRVKEILQRYKALQDIIAILGMEELSEEDKSVVYRARKVQRFLSQPFHVAEQFTGLKGSLVDIKDTIKGFNMIMDGELDHLPEAAFNLKGTIEEAIEAGQKMLADNA from the coding sequence ATGGCAAACCAAATTAAAGGAAAAATTTCTCAAATTATTGGTCCTGTAATCGACGTAGTTTTTAATAATGTGGAAGCAATTCCTAGTATTTATGACGCGTTAGAGATTATCAAAGGGAACGGTGAAAAAGTAGTCTTAGAGGTAGAACAACATATTGGTGAAGATACAGTAAGATGTATCGCAATGGATGCTACAGACGGTCTTCAAAGAGGGCAGGAAGTTATAGGATATGGTAATCCTATCATGATGCCAATCGGTGAAGCTGTAAACGGAAGACTATTCAACGTTGTTGGGGATGCTATCGACGGGCTTCAAAATATTTCTAAGGAAGGTGGTCTTCCAATTCACAGACCAGCTCCAAAATTTGATCAACTTTCAACTTCTGCAGAAGTTTTATTCACAGGTATTAAAGTAATCGACTTAGTTGAGCCTTACGCAAAAGGAGGTAAAATTGGATTGTTCGGTGGTGCAGGTGTTGGTAAAACAGTATTGATTCAGGAGTTGATTAACAATATTGCAAAAGGACACGGTGGTCTTTCTGTTTTTGCCGGTGTAGGTGAAAGAACGAGAGAAGGAAATGACCTTTTGAGAGAGATGCTAGAATCAGGTATTATTAAATACGGTGATGATTTCATGCATTCTATGGAAAACGGTGGTTGGGATCTTTCTAAAGTTGACCTAGAGGTTATGAAAGAATCTAAAGCTGCTTTCGTTTTCGGACAGATGAATGAGCCGCCAGGAGCAAGAGCTAGAGTAGCACTTTCTGGTCTTACATTAGCTGAGTACTACAGAGACGGTGGTGAAACAGGACAAGGTAGAGACGTATTGTTCTTCGTAGATAATATCTTCCGTTTTACACAAGCTGGTTCTGAGGTATCTGCGCTTCTTGGTCGTATGCCTTCTGCGGTAGGTTACCAACCAACATTGGCATCTGAAATGGGTGCGATGCAGGAAAGAATTACTTCAACTAAAAATGGTTCAATTACTTCAGTACAAGCGGTTTACGTACCTGCGGATGATTTAACTGACCCGGCTCCTGCTACAACGTTTGCTCACTTAGATGCAACAACTGTATTAGATAGAAAAATTGCTTCATTAGGTATTTATCCAGCAGTAGATCCATTGGCTTCTACGTCAAGAATCTTGGCTCCGGAAATCATTGGTGAAGAACATTATAACTGTGCTCAGAGAGTGAAAGAAATTCTTCAGAGATACAAAGCTCTTCAGGATATCATCGCAATCTTAGGGATGGAAGAACTTTCTGAAGAAGATAAATCAGTAGTTTACCGTGCTAGAAAAGTTCAGAGATTCTTGTCTCAGCCTTTCCACGTTGCAGAACAGTTTACAGGCCTTAAAGGATCATTGGTAGATATTAAAGATACTATCAAAGGATTCAACATGATTATGGATGGTGAATTGGATCACTTACCGGAAGCTGCTTTCAACTTGAAAGGAACTATCGAAGAAGCGATAGAAGCCGGACAAAAAATGTTAGCGGACAACGCATAA
- a CDS encoding F0F1 ATP synthase subunit epsilon, which yields MNIKILTPEYVVFEGEVNSVLLPGKNGEFHIMKNHAGIVSSLVGGKVKLYANSINEAFAKNFTKENEKDSVFSYPIKSGVIEFNHDKGIILCE from the coding sequence ATGAATATAAAAATTTTAACACCAGAATACGTAGTTTTTGAAGGAGAGGTAAACTCTGTATTGTTGCCTGGAAAAAATGGTGAATTCCACATCATGAAAAACCACGCAGGAATCGTTTCTTCATTAGTTGGAGGTAAAGTTAAATTGTATGCAAATTCTATCAACGAAGCTTTTGCTAAAAACTTTACTAAAGAAAATGAAAAAGACTCTGTTTTTTCTTATCCTATAAAAAGCGGTGTGATAGAATTTAATCACGATAAAGGAATTATCCTTTGCGAATAA
- a CDS encoding B12-binding domain-containing radical SAM protein: protein MKDLLLITPPFTQLNTPYPATAYIKGFLNTKNISSYQIDLGIEVILELFSKEGIRRVFAKEIDLKNTSENSQRIFVLRDEYIKTIDQVILFLQNRNPTLARQICSMNFLPEASRFNQLDDMEFAFGNMGLQDKAKHLSTLYLEDLSDYIVEHVDSDFGFSRYAERLGKSANSFDELYAKLNSNQTFIDDITLKILHKKLELVQPKLVCFSVPFPGNLYSAFRSAKFIKENYPHIKIAMGGGFPNTELREVKDKRVFEFFDFITLDDGEVPLELVYENLNKDENSEFKRTFLIENEEVVYKNNSTKHDYKQAQVGTPDYSDLQLDQYISVIEIANPMHSLWSDGRWNKLTMAHGCYWGKCTFCDISLDYIKIYEPISAKILVDRMEELILTTGETGFHFVDEAAPPALMREVALEILRRNLVVTWWTNIRFEKSFTKDLCFLLKLSGCVAVSGGLEVASDRLLKLIDKGISVEQVAQVTRNFTEAGVMIHAYLMYGYPTQTIQETVDSLEMVRQLFEMGILQSAFWHQFAMTAHSPVGLNPEEFGVTPIKQEILFANNDIDFTDKTGIDHSKFSFGLKKSLFNYMHGINFELPLQNWFDFKIPKTTIHPDYIHDSLLEEENFTFKGNSKIIFLKKNVIAENYIKTKKQNSWAYKRITFHLKTNIISVDFEQEKGEWLTKVLQENTFENPKRITLQQLKTDFENSLEDFELFWFSKPMQQLKENGVILSL, encoded by the coding sequence TTGAAAGATCTTCTTCTCATCACTCCACCTTTCACGCAACTCAACACTCCTTATCCTGCTACAGCTTATATCAAAGGTTTTCTGAATACCAAAAATATATCAAGCTATCAGATCGATTTGGGGATTGAGGTGATTTTAGAATTATTTTCAAAGGAAGGAATTCGTAGAGTTTTTGCAAAAGAAATTGATTTAAAAAATACATCCGAAAACTCTCAAAGAATTTTTGTGTTAAGAGATGAATATATTAAAACCATCGATCAGGTTATTCTTTTTTTACAAAATAGAAACCCAACTTTAGCCAGACAGATTTGTTCTATGAATTTTTTACCTGAAGCTTCCCGTTTCAATCAGCTCGATGATATGGAATTTGCTTTTGGAAATATGGGTTTGCAAGATAAAGCTAAACATTTGTCTACATTATATTTAGAAGATTTATCTGATTATATAGTTGAACACGTTGATTCTGATTTCGGTTTTAGCAGATATGCCGAAAGATTAGGAAAGTCTGCCAATTCTTTTGACGAATTGTATGCTAAACTAAATTCAAATCAAACTTTTATTGATGACATTACTTTAAAAATTCTTCACAAGAAACTGGAATTGGTTCAACCAAAATTGGTTTGTTTTTCAGTGCCGTTTCCCGGAAATTTATATTCTGCTTTTCGATCAGCAAAATTTATCAAAGAGAATTATCCTCACATTAAAATTGCGATGGGCGGTGGTTTTCCAAATACCGAATTGCGGGAAGTTAAAGACAAAAGAGTTTTTGAATTTTTTGATTTTATCACTTTAGATGACGGAGAAGTTCCTCTTGAATTGGTTTATGAGAATTTAAACAAAGATGAAAATTCTGAGTTTAAACGAACTTTTTTAATTGAAAATGAAGAGGTTGTTTATAAAAACAATTCCACAAAGCACGATTACAAACAGGCACAAGTTGGAACACCAGACTATTCTGATTTACAGTTAGATCAATACATTTCAGTGATTGAAATTGCCAATCCGATGCACAGTTTGTGGAGCGACGGGAGATGGAACAAACTGACAATGGCGCACGGTTGCTATTGGGGAAAATGTACTTTTTGTGATATTTCTTTAGATTATATAAAAATTTACGAACCTATTTCTGCCAAAATTTTGGTTGACAGAATGGAAGAATTGATTTTAACAACTGGTGAAACCGGATTTCACTTTGTGGATGAAGCGGCTCCACCGGCTTTGATGCGTGAAGTTGCTTTGGAAATTTTGCGAAGAAATCTCGTGGTAACCTGGTGGACGAATATCAGATTTGAAAAAAGCTTTACTAAAGATTTATGTTTTCTTTTGAAACTTTCTGGTTGCGTTGCAGTTTCGGGCGGACTTGAAGTTGCAAGTGACCGATTATTAAAATTAATCGATAAAGGAATTTCTGTCGAACAAGTTGCACAGGTAACAAGAAATTTCACTGAAGCTGGAGTGATGATTCATGCGTATCTGATGTACGGCTACCCTACTCAGACGATTCAGGAAACTGTGGATTCTTTAGAGATGGTTCGTCAGCTTTTCGAGATGGGAATTTTGCAAAGTGCTTTTTGGCACCAGTTTGCGATGACTGCTCATTCACCTGTGGGATTGAATCCTGAGGAATTTGGAGTTACACCGATAAAACAGGAAATTTTATTTGCTAACAATGATATTGATTTTACAGACAAAACCGGAATCGATCACAGCAAATTTAGTTTTGGTTTAAAAAAATCTTTGTTCAATTATATGCACGGAATTAATTTTGAATTACCGCTGCAAAATTGGTTTGACTTTAAAATTCCAAAAACAACGATTCATCCTGATTATATTCACGATTCACTTTTGGAAGAGGAAAATTTTACATTTAAAGGAAATTCAAAAATTATTTTTCTGAAGAAAAACGTAATCGCTGAGAATTACATAAAAACAAAAAAACAAAACTCTTGGGCGTACAAGAGAATTACATTCCATTTAAAAACAAATATTATTTCTGTAGATTTTGAACAGGAAAAAGGAGAATGGCTGACTAAAGTTCTACAAGAAAATACGTTTGAGAATCCGAAACGGATTACTTTGCAACAATTGAAAACTGATTTTGAAAATAGCTTAGAAGATTTTGAATTGTTCTGGTTTTCAAAACCGATGCAGCAGTTGAAAGAAAATGGAGTGATTTTGAGTTTATAG
- a CDS encoding PLP-dependent cysteine synthase family protein gives MSNVYDNILGLIGNTPLVKLNIVTKEIPAKVYAKLESYNPGHSTKDRIALHIIENAEKKGLLKEDSVVVETTSGNTGFSLAMVCIIKGYKCILAVSDKTKAEKIAYLKALGATVYICPANVPANDPRSYYEVAKRIAAETPNSVYINQYFNELNVDAHYQTTGPEIWEQTEGKITHLFACTGTGGTLSGSAKFLKEKNPNIKIIGVDADGSILKSYHETGKIHKEDVHPYQIEGMGKNLIPSALLFDKVDEFVRVNDEMSAYRTREIALKEAIMGGYTTGAVTQGLIQYAQSHELTENDFVVMIFPDHGSRYITKVYSDKWMEEQGFINNCFHNYDEVFKTEFIK, from the coding sequence ATGAGTAATGTTTACGATAATATTCTTGGCTTGATTGGGAACACCCCTTTAGTGAAACTTAATATAGTAACTAAAGAGATTCCTGCAAAAGTTTATGCCAAGTTAGAATCATATAATCCTGGACATTCCACAAAAGATAGAATCGCACTTCATATTATTGAAAACGCTGAGAAAAAAGGTTTATTAAAGGAAGATTCTGTAGTTGTAGAAACTACTTCCGGAAATACTGGTTTTTCACTGGCTATGGTTTGTATCATCAAAGGATACAAATGTATTTTAGCAGTAAGTGACAAAACAAAAGCTGAAAAAATAGCTTATCTGAAAGCTCTTGGTGCCACAGTATATATATGTCCTGCGAATGTACCTGCGAATGACCCAAGATCATATTATGAAGTAGCAAAAAGAATTGCTGCCGAAACCCCAAATTCTGTTTATATCAATCAGTATTTTAATGAATTGAATGTTGATGCCCACTATCAGACAACAGGTCCTGAGATTTGGGAACAGACGGAAGGGAAAATTACTCACCTTTTTGCATGTACAGGAACTGGCGGAACATTATCCGGTTCTGCAAAATTCTTAAAAGAAAAAAATCCAAACATCAAAATCATCGGTGTAGATGCTGACGGATCTATTTTGAAAAGTTACCACGAAACCGGAAAAATTCATAAAGAAGATGTTCATCCTTACCAGATTGAAGGAATGGGGAAAAATTTAATTCCTTCAGCCCTGCTTTTTGATAAAGTGGATGAATTTGTGAGAGTCAACGACGAAATGTCTGCGTACAGAACCCGTGAAATTGCTTTAAAGGAAGCTATTATGGGTGGTTATACAACGGGAGCCGTTACTCAGGGATTGATACAATATGCTCAGTCTCATGAACTGACTGAAAATGATTTCGTTGTCATGATTTTTCCTGATCACGGATCAAGATACATTACAAAAGTGTACAGTGATAAATGGATGGAAGAACAAGGATTCATCAACAACTGTTTCCACAACTATGATGAAGTTTTCAAAACAGAATTCATCAAATAA
- a CDS encoding DUF2723 domain-containing protein, with protein MKNWTFRQWNTLLGWVIFVIAFFTYLSTIEPNFSFWDCGEYISSAVKLEVTHAPGAALFQIVGAVAAIFAFGKGENYSIVINAMSALFSAFTILFLFWTITHFVRRLLNKDFEEVTKHQEIAILFAGAIGALCFTWSDTFWFSAVEGEVYSMASLFIAILVWLITKWENEYKEVDNERWIILIFFVVGLSVGVHMMCMLAIPAICLVYYARNYEFTWKNFLWANAITLGILIIVFKIIFPVIMSLFGKLEIFFVNGIGLPFHSGTIAGFIILVAICYFILKYARQAKKNIFQTIALSVVYMMIGFSCWMVIPIRANANPPMNLNDPDTAIGMLDYYNREQYGDWPTIYGQNYTAFLDNSGIEKNEDGSFKTTKTGEVFEKDEKTGTYRKTSDRFNYVFNPAHVSLMPRMFSEDKAVMGNYISMYGAPDFQFNYANENIADDPQAKEIFDELRGKYEDGSITAADYLKVKPYELITVQRPSFAQNMNYFITFQNGYYFIRYLLWNFAGRQNDLEGSSENTSGNWISGIPFIDNFNLGNQDAMPAKFHNESTVAFFFLPLLLGIIGCYFQFMRDFGRFYALLSLFILTSVGIVFYTGMKPFEPRERDYAVVGSFYAFAIWIGLGAGAILWYLQSKVKSNAANIGFGVVLMAVPLMMGFQNYNVHDRSGRYTAYDYSYSMLKSLPKNDILFVYGDNDTYPVWAMQETERFRDDVKVVNFTLLSTPWNIDQVKRKTYNASGIPSQLTHDDYRDGSNDQIYLMKKDDWKNILANLQESGAPANLLQPFQKYLVQDSMTLKEAVNFLKVKSPEKDEILKMIFGEARYEKYNFLPVSKFILPVNKQNALKAGIINAADVPNTVDQIMIDYKSGTLYKNNLMMFDILANFDWKRPINFSSGGVYESENIFFLDEYLQFDGFSYRLVPIHTPRSSDGEMGRVDANSLYNVVKNFKWGNFKDLNVHFDETATSNIISYRSSASRAAAALALSGQKAKALEILDLASKEIPAEKYNDPRSLSSMVYGYIVAVQEQKALKLAEILKKGIFEEYDYYLSLSKSEQAFTGRQMRSKPMEYSLVVTAVTDAYKKIGQNEKAYAYLVKSIEPIDKKFNVFVKDLQQMGKEKAMKESEKVQEITPFYQYLFDIMEPFDSTYSKEKEDQITSAIIKATQ; from the coding sequence ATGAAAAACTGGACTTTTAGGCAATGGAACACCCTTCTCGGATGGGTGATTTTCGTCATTGCATTTTTCACGTACTTATCAACGATAGAACCCAATTTTAGTTTTTGGGATTGTGGTGAGTACATTTCTTCAGCCGTAAAATTAGAGGTAACGCACGCGCCGGGAGCAGCTTTGTTCCAGATTGTGGGTGCGGTTGCTGCAATATTTGCGTTTGGAAAAGGTGAAAATTATTCTATTGTAATTAATGCAATGTCTGCATTATTCAGTGCATTTACAATTCTGTTTTTGTTCTGGACGATTACCCATTTTGTAAGAAGACTTCTGAACAAAGATTTTGAGGAAGTTACAAAACATCAGGAAATTGCTATTCTTTTTGCCGGAGCAATTGGAGCTCTTTGTTTTACCTGGTCAGATACGTTCTGGTTTTCTGCGGTAGAAGGAGAGGTTTATTCAATGGCTTCATTGTTTATTGCTATCTTGGTTTGGCTTATCACCAAATGGGAGAACGAGTACAAAGAAGTAGATAATGAACGATGGATTATTTTAATCTTTTTTGTTGTAGGTCTCTCTGTAGGTGTTCACATGATGTGTATGTTGGCAATTCCTGCAATATGTTTAGTATACTATGCAAGAAATTATGAATTTACCTGGAAGAATTTCCTTTGGGCAAATGCTATTACATTAGGAATATTAATTATTGTCTTCAAAATTATCTTCCCGGTAATCATGTCATTATTCGGAAAACTTGAAATATTCTTTGTCAATGGTATCGGTCTTCCTTTCCACTCAGGAACGATTGCCGGTTTCATTATATTGGTTGCTATCTGTTATTTCATTCTAAAATATGCGAGACAGGCGAAGAAAAATATTTTTCAAACCATTGCTTTATCGGTAGTATATATGATGATTGGTTTCTCATGTTGGATGGTAATTCCGATCAGAGCTAATGCAAATCCGCCGATGAACCTGAATGATCCGGATACCGCAATTGGTATGCTTGATTATTACAACAGAGAGCAATATGGTGACTGGCCAACAATTTACGGTCAAAACTATACTGCATTTTTAGATAACAGCGGGATTGAAAAGAATGAAGACGGAAGTTTTAAAACTACAAAAACAGGCGAAGTTTTTGAAAAAGATGAGAAAACTGGAACGTACAGAAAAACAAGTGACCGTTTTAACTATGTTTTCAATCCAGCTCATGTGAGCTTGATGCCGAGAATGTTCAGCGAAGACAAAGCTGTAATGGGAAATTATATCTCTATGTACGGAGCGCCAGATTTTCAGTTTAATTATGCCAATGAAAATATTGCTGATGATCCGCAGGCTAAAGAAATTTTTGACGAACTGAGAGGTAAATATGAAGATGGAAGTATAACTGCCGCGGATTATTTGAAGGTAAAACCTTATGAATTAATTACTGTTCAAAGACCTTCTTTTGCTCAGAATATGAATTATTTCATCACCTTTCAGAATGGATACTATTTCATTAGATATCTCTTATGGAACTTCGCAGGAAGACAAAACGATCTGGAAGGAAGCAGTGAAAATACGAGTGGAAATTGGATTTCCGGAATTCCTTTTATCGATAACTTCAATTTAGGAAATCAGGATGCAATGCCTGCGAAATTTCATAACGAAAGTACAGTAGCATTCTTCTTCTTACCTTTATTATTAGGAATTATCGGATGTTATTTCCAATTTATGAGAGATTTTGGCAGATTCTATGCCCTTTTATCTTTATTTATATTAACGAGTGTGGGAATTGTTTTCTACACCGGAATGAAACCTTTCGAGCCAAGAGAAAGAGATTACGCAGTGGTCGGTTCCTTTTATGCCTTTGCAATATGGATAGGGCTCGGTGCTGGAGCAATTCTCTGGTACTTGCAGTCTAAAGTAAAATCAAATGCTGCCAACATCGGTTTTGGAGTTGTTTTAATGGCAGTTCCTTTGATGATGGGCTTCCAGAACTATAATGTTCACGACAGAAGTGGAAGATATACAGCGTACGATTATTCATATTCAATGTTGAAATCTTTGCCAAAAAATGATATCTTATTTGTATATGGAGATAACGATACATATCCGGTTTGGGCAATGCAGGAAACTGAAAGATTCCGTGATGATGTGAAGGTGGTGAACTTTACGCTTCTTTCAACCCCTTGGAATATCGATCAGGTAAAAAGAAAAACATACAACGCCAGCGGAATCCCAAGTCAGTTGACCCACGACGATTACAGAGATGGTTCTAATGACCAGATTTATCTGATGAAAAAAGATGACTGGAAGAATATTTTAGCCAATCTCCAAGAGTCAGGAGCTCCGGCAAATCTTTTACAGCCGTTCCAGAAATATTTGGTTCAGGATTCAATGACGTTAAAAGAAGCTGTGAATTTCCTTAAAGTGAAGTCTCCTGAAAAAGATGAGATTTTAAAAATGATCTTTGGGGAAGCGCGTTATGAGAAATACAATTTCTTACCTGTAAGCAAATTTATTTTACCGGTAAACAAGCAGAATGCTTTGAAAGCAGGAATCATTAATGCTGCTGATGTTCCAAATACAGTTGATCAAATTATGATTGACTACAAATCAGGAACTTTATACAAAAACAACCTGATGATGTTTGATATTTTGGCAAACTTCGATTGGAAACGTCCGATTAACTTCTCTTCAGGCGGAGTGTATGAAAGCGAAAACATTTTCTTCTTAGATGAGTATCTTCAGTTTGACGGGTTCAGTTATAGATTAGTACCAATTCATACACCAAGAAGCAGTGATGGAGAAATGGGTAGAGTAGATGCAAACTCATTGTATAATGTTGTGAAAAACTTCAAGTGGGGTAATTTCAAAGATCTGAACGTTCATTTTGATGAAACAGCTACTTCAAATATTATCAGCTACAGAAGTTCTGCAAGTAGAGCAGCAGCAGCTTTAGCATTATCTGGACAGAAAGCGAAAGCTTTAGAGATTTTAGATTTAGCATCAAAAGAAATTCCTGCAGAGAAATACAATGATCCACGTTCTTTAAGTTCAATGGTTTATGGTTACATCGTTGCCGTTCAAGAGCAAAAAGCATTAAAATTAGCTGAAATCTTGAAGAAAGGAATTTTTGAAGAGTACGATTATTACTTAAGTTTAAGTAAATCTGAGCAGGCATTTACCGGAAGACAGATGAGATCAAAACCAATGGAATATTCTCTTGTAGTAACTGCAGTGACGGATGCTTATAAAAAGATCGGACAAAACGAAAAAGCTTACGCTTACCTGGTAAAATCTATCGAACCAATTGATAAGAAATTCAATGTTTTCGTAAAAGATCTTCAGCAGATGGGCAAAGAAAAAGCGATGAAAGAATCTGAGAAAGTACAGGAAATCACCCCTTTCTATCAGTATTTATTTGATATTATGGAGCCATTTGATTCTACTTATTCAAAAGAAAAAGAAGATCAGATTACTTCAGCAATTATCAAAGCGACACAGTAA